The following are from one region of the Silene latifolia isolate original U9 population chromosome 9, ASM4854445v1, whole genome shotgun sequence genome:
- the LOC141598573 gene encoding uncharacterized protein LOC141598573: MPRRKRSRRKQATRESNNKISEEMKAAGSGPGSGPTICLFVEHYPPENSSLYVIRLPIDLSELEECEQMFDVYDCKQNITTISPFLKECTFLPGTSCVNLGSKFYFFGGASKLDADPLSRHVQFIDINDPQPELRSVASMHTAKTQTCVFVDNGMIYAFAPHPIDCTTKFPGYNYTGLFERYKPLTDCWEILPDPPLFDSWAGIELLDCATVIGRRVIIGVPCFLAIFDLDSLTWDNTLPPPPRPPRPRPERVPHFPYGSIFSQQSDSLYRLSGFGVPRITLSQFDRSELIPAVRKFSLPPSDTLMNHSFTEEQMMAEAKDLDENKSFTKSHYYPKRFFFHVGGRFFCYVVTAHLFDQLHQTQVEMCSRAFFIKFFEDVPAGMDNSKGGTVFRTVASFCYKTDTTFPNVSHSTRCSVIGTVPDCWINSPPKKKQESKFKSVNKEMNSMILDLSRMMRSVREKCLELGKTENGDRGTEELKKLIAAHEAEIGLLKAELAMVKAGAGSTSS; this comes from the exons ATGCCGAGACGTAAGCGGTCGAGAAGAAAGCAGGCGACACGAgagagcaataataaaattagtGAAGAGATGAAGGCGGCGGGATCGGGACCGGGTTCAGGACCAACTATATGCTTGTTCGTGGAGCATTACCCGCCGGAGAATTCATCACTATACGTGATTCGGCTACCAATTGATTTATCGGAACTCGAGGAATGCGAGCAGATGTTTGATGTTTACGATTGCAAACAAAATATTACTACTATCTCACCTTTCTTGAAGGAATGCACCTTTTTGCCGGGGACTTCCTGCGTCAACCTTGGCTCCAAATTCTACTTTTTCGGGGGCGCATCCAAGCTGGACGCGGACCCCTTATCCCGTCATGTTCAGTTTATCGATATTAATGACCCCCAACCAGAACTGCGGTCTGTTGCATCAATGCATACCGCAAAGACCCAGACCTGCGTGTTTGTCGATAATGGTATGATTTACGCATTTGCCCCTCATCCCATCGATTGTACTACCAAGTTTCCTGGGTATAATTACACCGGTTTATTTGAGCGGTATAAACCGTTGACTGACTGTTGGGAAATCCTGCCTGATCCGCCCTTGTTTGATTCTTGGGCGGGTATAGAACTTTTAGATTGTGCCACTGTCATTGGTCGCCGTGTTATCATAGGCGTTCCTTGTTTTCTTGCTATCTTTGACTTGGACTCGCTCACTTGGGACAACACcttgccaccaccaccacgaccaccacgaCCACGACCAGAAAGGGTTCCTCACTTTCCGTATGGTTCCATCTTTTCACAGCAATCTGATTCCCTGTACCGGCTTTCTGGTTTTGGTGTCCCCAGGATAACACTTTCTCAATTTGATAGAAGTGAGCTTATCCCTGCTGTTAGGAAATTCTCGCTCCCCCCCTCCGATACACTCATGAATCACAGCTTCACAGAGGAACAGATGATGGCCGAGGCTAAAGATTTGGACGAAAACAAGTCTTTCACTAAATCCCACTACTATCCTAAGAGATTCTTTTTCCATGTGGGTGGCCGCTTCTTCTGTTATGTTGTCACAGCTCATCTTTTTGACCAGTTGCACCAAACACAAGTTGAAATGTGCTCGCGTGCTTTTTTCATCAAGTTTTTCGAGGATGTTCCGGCTGGTATGGACAATTCTAAGGGTGGGACCGTATTCCGGACTGTGGCTTCTTTCTGCTATAAAACTGACACCACCTTCCCCAATGTCTCCCATAGTACCCGCTGCTCTGTCATCGGCACTGTTCCAGACT GCTGGATTAACTCTCCACCGAAGAAAAAGCAGGAAAGCAAGTTCAAGTCTGTAAACAAAGAGATGAATTCTATGATTCTTGACCTAAGTCGTATGATGCGATCTGTGCGAGAGAAGTGTCTAGAACTGGGGAAAACTGAGAATGGCGATAGGGGGACCGAGGAATTAAAGAAGCTTATAGCAG CTCACGAAGCAGAGATCGGTCTTCTGAAAGCAGAGTTGGCAATGGTGAAGGCAGGCGCAGGAAGCACGAGTTCTTGA
- the LOC141598574 gene encoding uncharacterized protein LOC141598574 has protein sequence MGKNMKEVQKRKNQENSFKTPLNKKNQEPAFKTPANKNVGLPVSSVPQKKQLPLLGGLFGGLYSDSSDGEVEGNDSSGSTRTPDDLSSSDYSSDYSEGESKGDVVTSQQKSNGSRSAREKTTLNLSAFKDQDIKSILRSSRRFKNAKLAVSQSQMEDGESEVPEFVPDSLPDS, from the exons ATGGGAAAAAACATGAAGGAGGTTCAAAAGAGGAAGAATCAGGAGAACTCATTTAAAACACCTTTAAACAAGAAGAATCAGGAGCCTGCATTTAAAACACCTGCAAACAAAAATGTGGGTTTACCTGTGAGTTCCGTACCACAAAAGAAACAATTGCCGCTACTTGGGGGCTTATTTGGGGGTTTGTATAGTGACAGTTCTGATGGTGAAGTTGAAGGAAATGATTCAAGTGGTAGCACTAGAACCCCTGATGATTTATCTTCTTCTGATTACTCGTCTGATTATTCAGAGGGAGAAAGTAAAGGAGATGTGGTGACATCGCAACAAA AATCTAATGGTAGTCGAAGTGCAAGGGAGAAGACGACTTTGAA CTTGTCAGCCTTCAAGGATCAGGACATAAAATCGATACTAAGAAGCTCTAGGCGATTCAAGAATGCCAAGCTAGCAGTTTCACAGTCACAAATGGAAGATGGTGAGAGTGAGGTACCTGAATTTGTTCCCGATAGTCTACCGGACTCATGA